The proteins below come from a single Chitinophaga pinensis DSM 2588 genomic window:
- a CDS encoding glycoside hydrolase family 2 protein, which produces MKRMYAAVVAIAFCCAANDNSYAQANPDNATWKMQPVSIQTRWAKNVTPQNVLPEYPRPQMVRSEWQNLNGLWEYAITGKDAAKPAQFDGQILVPFPIESALSGVQKPLLPTQRLWYKRSISKPDVTVGKRVLLHFGAVDWDAKVYLNGKEVGGHTGGYQNFSFDITDALKDGTNQLEVAVFDPTDQGINPHGKQVLNPQNIMYTASSGIWQTVWMETVPSAYINNIRLTPDIDKGSLKLEVLTAGKTGDYTVEAIASNGKRVKGKPNAELLLPVPDAKLWSPDQPNLYNLNVKLLYKGKVVDTIGSYFGMRKIEVKKDEKGVDRLFLNNKYTYHLGVLDQGFWPEGLYTAPTDDALQFDIMAIRNMGYNTIRKHIKLEPARWYYHADKAGMLVWQDMVTCANDKPEAKAAFEKENKENIAQLYNYPSIVIWVLFNEGWARYDQKRLTEWMKKEDPSRIVNGHTGENYDRDAPQDVSQKWASSDLTDIHDYPGPGIPPALPGKARVLGEWGGVRVPTLKHQWNDMEGWGYIQVPASAFKMKYDSLIKNLKKFEEQGLSGSIYTEPFDVETEENGMMTYDREVIKVAPEELRNIHGQILAQAKNYAATIGVFQAKIADTANPDLQYATLLEQFKNGKKDSAFLRDLTLMAVRLKDDINMYKLCNTYLSQLSEPMTLNTLTFIDRFTFSINDVGFNIIQKNKEKAIEILGYKKVNDILKSCIFEDEIKPYVSDIKINPDWNVLEKKLVNKYNAPGEEILLTAKSTHMLNRKDWPNFVASTSALVNKYGQNMSTTTLNNYAWTIFENVSDTSLLKEALVWSRASLQDEISPDKYDTYANLLHKIGRQKEAVEWEQKAVDMQPGPNVFTQTLEKMKRGEKTWN; this is translated from the coding sequence ATGAAGAGAATGTATGCTGCAGTGGTCGCCATTGCATTTTGCTGCGCGGCAAATGATAATAGTTATGCGCAGGCAAACCCCGATAATGCTACCTGGAAAATGCAACCAGTAAGCATCCAAACCAGGTGGGCGAAGAATGTCACCCCCCAGAATGTATTGCCAGAGTACCCACGTCCCCAGATGGTGAGAAGTGAGTGGCAGAACCTGAATGGACTGTGGGAGTATGCCATTACAGGCAAAGATGCTGCAAAGCCTGCTCAATTCGACGGACAGATATTAGTGCCATTCCCTATTGAATCAGCCTTATCTGGTGTACAGAAGCCTTTATTACCAACGCAAAGACTTTGGTATAAACGTAGTATCAGTAAACCTGATGTAACAGTTGGCAAACGTGTGCTGCTTCATTTTGGTGCTGTGGATTGGGATGCAAAAGTCTACTTGAATGGTAAAGAAGTCGGTGGACATACTGGCGGCTATCAGAACTTCTCTTTTGATATTACGGATGCTTTGAAGGACGGTACAAACCAGCTGGAAGTCGCTGTATTCGACCCTACAGATCAGGGTATTAACCCTCATGGAAAGCAGGTGTTAAACCCACAGAATATAATGTATACAGCCAGTAGCGGTATCTGGCAGACGGTTTGGATGGAGACTGTCCCTTCCGCTTATATTAATAACATTCGCCTTACACCGGATATTGATAAAGGTAGCCTGAAGTTGGAAGTACTGACTGCTGGAAAGACGGGCGATTATACTGTTGAGGCTATTGCTTCGAATGGTAAAAGGGTGAAAGGCAAACCAAATGCAGAGCTGTTATTACCAGTCCCAGACGCAAAGCTGTGGAGTCCAGATCAACCCAATTTATACAATCTGAATGTAAAACTGTTGTATAAAGGAAAGGTTGTAGATACAATAGGCAGCTACTTTGGAATGCGCAAGATTGAAGTAAAGAAGGACGAGAAAGGTGTTGATCGCCTGTTCCTGAATAACAAGTACACTTATCACTTAGGAGTTTTAGATCAGGGTTTCTGGCCAGAAGGTTTATATACGGCTCCAACTGATGATGCCTTACAATTTGATATTATGGCTATCAGGAACATGGGGTATAATACCATTCGTAAGCATATTAAACTGGAGCCTGCACGTTGGTATTATCATGCGGATAAAGCTGGTATGCTGGTATGGCAGGATATGGTGACTTGTGCGAATGATAAGCCTGAGGCGAAAGCTGCATTCGAAAAAGAAAACAAAGAGAATATTGCGCAGTTATATAACTATCCAAGTATTGTTATTTGGGTGCTGTTTAATGAAGGGTGGGCGCGTTATGACCAGAAGCGCTTGACAGAGTGGATGAAGAAAGAAGATCCATCTCGCATTGTAAATGGACATACTGGTGAGAACTATGACCGAGATGCACCACAGGACGTATCTCAGAAATGGGCGAGTAGTGACTTGACTGATATTCATGATTATCCGGGACCTGGTATTCCGCCAGCCTTACCTGGTAAGGCGCGAGTACTTGGAGAATGGGGAGGTGTAAGAGTACCTACGTTGAAACATCAATGGAACGATATGGAAGGATGGGGCTACATTCAGGTACCTGCATCGGCATTTAAAATGAAATATGATTCCCTGATCAAAAACTTAAAAAAGTTTGAAGAACAGGGGCTTTCTGGATCAATTTATACAGAACCATTTGATGTAGAAACCGAAGAGAATGGCATGATGACATATGACCGAGAAGTGATCAAAGTCGCACCTGAGGAGCTAAGAAATATACACGGTCAAATATTGGCCCAGGCGAAAAACTATGCAGCTACTATTGGGGTGTTTCAGGCAAAAATTGCAGATACCGCAAATCCTGATTTACAATATGCGACACTTCTCGAACAATTTAAAAATGGCAAAAAAGATTCTGCATTCTTAAGAGACCTAACATTAATGGCAGTTCGTTTAAAAGACGACATAAACATGTATAAACTTTGCAATACTTATCTATCTCAACTTTCAGAGCCAATGACATTAAACACACTCACATTTATTGACCGGTTTACATTTTCAATAAATGATGTAGGATTTAATATTATACAAAAAAATAAAGAGAAAGCCATAGAAATTCTCGGATACAAAAAGGTAAACGACATATTAAAATCATGCATTTTTGAAGACGAAATAAAGCCTTATGTGTCAGACATCAAAATAAATCCAGATTGGAATGTCTTAGAAAAAAAACTAGTCAATAAATATAATGCTCCTGGGGAGGAAATACTACTAACAGCGAAATCTACACATATGTTAAATCGAAAGGACTGGCCGAATTTTGTAGCTTCCACATCTGCTCTGGTAAATAAATATGGACAAAACATGTCTACCACTACTTTAAACAACTATGCCTGGACAATTTTTGAGAATGTTTCTGACACAAGTCTGCTGAAAGAAGCACTAGTATGGAGTAGAGCTAGTCTTCAAGATGAGATCAGCCCTGATAAATATGACACTTATGCTAACTTGTTACATAAGATAGGGCGCCAAAAGGAAGCGGTTGAATGGGAACAAAAAGCAGTTGACATGCAACCTGGCCCCAACGTGTTCACTCAAACCCTCGAAAAAATGAAACGCGGTGAAAAAACCTGGAACTAG
- a CDS encoding helix-turn-helix domain-containing protein — protein MYPTLFEENKLLLIDRLEQSYLPATYIPTEYLPLIIPYAGLYYEQDNDFNMLTQHVPLGPFSLWLHDVFARKDIVLCPYAPFHLWALHFMYEDTLRAVTFKTNGFTLEEKQCNLFNLYADMHRVPMFAGQKILSFHINILPSAFMQLVQVYPGLQSLANKRLQKHSSIINEKPYRINAVCNMLIQNIVSCRYIESQARHYLERCCLDLFLNFAQQDAISDEVRIPNEAQARLYHDIFEYLVEHPHQPHTADQVAKMFDMSGVKLATAFRHQFSVGINAFIHMLKMMLAYNSLMQQCVSLKEVAHTAGYKTIDELVREVEKYYNCNIAALRRSM, from the coding sequence ATGTACCCAACGTTATTTGAAGAAAACAAGTTGCTGCTGATAGACCGCCTCGAACAGTCATATCTCCCGGCAACATACATTCCGACTGAATATCTGCCCCTTATCATACCTTATGCTGGCTTATACTATGAGCAGGACAACGATTTTAACATGCTTACACAGCATGTACCGTTAGGCCCTTTCTCATTGTGGCTGCATGATGTCTTTGCCCGCAAAGACATTGTGCTATGCCCATACGCACCCTTCCACCTCTGGGCCTTACACTTCATGTATGAAGATACCCTCAGAGCCGTGACCTTTAAAACAAACGGATTCACCTTAGAGGAAAAACAATGTAATCTCTTTAACCTCTATGCGGATATGCACCGGGTGCCTATGTTCGCCGGCCAGAAAATATTATCATTTCATATCAATATCCTGCCGTCTGCGTTTATGCAGCTGGTACAGGTCTACCCAGGACTACAGTCCTTAGCCAATAAAAGACTACAAAAACACTCCAGCATCATTAACGAAAAACCGTATCGTATCAACGCGGTTTGTAATATGCTGATCCAGAATATTGTTTCCTGCCGTTATATTGAATCCCAGGCCCGTCACTACCTCGAACGCTGCTGCCTGGATCTCTTCCTCAACTTCGCACAACAGGACGCTATATCCGACGAAGTGAGAATCCCCAATGAAGCACAGGCACGCCTCTATCATGACATTTTCGAATACCTGGTCGAACACCCCCATCAACCCCACACCGCTGACCAGGTCGCAAAAATGTTCGATATGTCAGGCGTTAAACTGGCCACCGCCTTCCGGCACCAGTTCAGCGTTGGTATCAACGCTTTTATTCACATGCTCAAAATGATGTTGGCATATAACAGCCTAATGCAGCAGTGCGTATCACTCAAAGAGGTCGCCCATACAGCCGGGTATAAAACCATCGACGAACTGGTACGCGAAGTAGAAAAGTACTACAACTGCAACATTGCTGCGCTGCGTAGAAGCATGTAA
- a CDS encoding NAD(P)/FAD-dependent oxidoreductase: protein MDQPILIPQTNTEAPVKRKAIIIGAGPAGLTAAYELLKRSDIIPVILEKSGDIGGISKTINYKGNRMDIGGHRFFSKSDRVMNWWLNILPAQDTGNDQFTISYQNKSRQVAPGESITSHDSDKVMLVRERLSRIYFLRKFFTYPIQLSIDTLRKLGVGTTISILVSYLQAQASPRKPENSLEDFMINRFGKTLYNLFFKDYTEKVWGVPCHEIPAEWGAQRIKGVSIRKAIQHAVQAAVKKKKSKDISQKDTETSLIEQFLYPKLGPGQLWEEVARQVQEMGGTILMHHDVISVNAQDGKIVSIEAFNKNDLQTVELKGDYFFSTMPVKELIASLEADVPQNVKEVAAGLQYRDFITVGILLKNLSEQDKRSGKWKPLQLKDTWIYIQEKDVKVGRLQLFNNWSPYLVKDPNTAWVGMEFFCNETDDFWKMPDEKIAALAIRELQKIGLANASDVLDSTVLRVEKTYPAYFGAYERFDEVKQYVNTFPNLFLVGRNGMHKYNNADHSMLTAMVSVDNIIAGETGKDNIWSINTEQEYHEEKTEKTGQTA from the coding sequence ATGGATCAGCCTATTTTAATACCACAAACGAATACCGAAGCTCCTGTAAAAAGAAAAGCCATTATTATCGGAGCCGGTCCCGCCGGATTAACAGCCGCGTATGAATTACTGAAAAGATCAGACATCATTCCTGTGATTTTGGAAAAATCAGGCGACATTGGTGGTATCTCAAAAACCATTAATTATAAAGGTAACCGCATGGATATCGGTGGCCACCGCTTCTTTTCCAAATCAGACCGTGTCATGAACTGGTGGTTGAATATACTGCCTGCTCAGGATACCGGGAATGACCAGTTCACCATCAGCTACCAGAATAAATCCAGGCAGGTAGCACCGGGAGAAAGTATCACCTCCCACGACAGCGACAAAGTAATGCTGGTGAGAGAACGCCTCTCCCGTATCTATTTCCTCCGTAAATTCTTTACGTATCCGATCCAACTCTCTATCGATACACTCAGGAAACTGGGAGTGGGTACCACCATCTCCATCCTGGTTTCCTATCTGCAGGCACAGGCGTCTCCGCGCAAACCGGAAAACAGCCTGGAAGATTTTATGATCAACCGCTTCGGTAAAACATTGTACAACCTCTTTTTCAAAGACTACACAGAAAAAGTATGGGGTGTACCTTGTCACGAGATCCCCGCTGAATGGGGCGCTCAACGTATCAAAGGTGTCAGCATTCGTAAAGCCATACAACACGCGGTACAAGCTGCTGTGAAAAAGAAAAAATCAAAAGATATCTCTCAGAAAGATACCGAAACCAGCCTGATCGAACAGTTCCTCTACCCCAAACTCGGCCCCGGCCAATTATGGGAAGAAGTAGCCCGCCAGGTACAGGAAATGGGCGGTACCATTCTCATGCACCACGACGTAATATCCGTAAACGCGCAGGATGGAAAAATAGTTTCCATCGAGGCATTTAACAAGAACGACCTCCAGACGGTAGAACTTAAAGGAGACTATTTTTTCAGCACCATGCCGGTGAAAGAGCTCATCGCCAGCCTGGAAGCTGATGTACCACAAAATGTAAAAGAAGTAGCCGCTGGCCTCCAGTACCGCGACTTCATCACCGTAGGTATCCTCCTGAAAAATCTTTCCGAACAGGATAAACGCTCCGGTAAATGGAAGCCGCTCCAACTGAAAGATACCTGGATCTACATTCAGGAAAAAGATGTAAAAGTGGGCCGTTTGCAGCTGTTCAACAACTGGAGCCCATACCTGGTAAAAGACCCCAATACGGCCTGGGTAGGTATGGAATTCTTCTGCAATGAAACAGATGATTTCTGGAAGATGCCGGATGAAAAGATCGCCGCTCTCGCAATTCGTGAATTACAGAAAATAGGCCTCGCCAACGCAAGCGATGTACTCGATTCTACCGTACTGCGTGTAGAAAAAACATACCCCGCTTACTTCGGCGCCTATGAAAGATTTGATGAGGTAAAACAATATGTCAATACCTTCCCGAACCTCTTCCTGGTGGGCAGAAACGGTATGCACAAATACAACAATGCAGACCACTCCATGCTGACCGCCATGGTATCAGTCGATAATATCATCGCTGGTGAAACGGGAAAAGACAATATCTGGTCCATCAATACCGAACAGGAATATCACGAAGAGAAAACTGAAAAAACGGGGCAAACAGCCTGA
- a CDS encoding DEAD/DEAH box helicase translates to MKFEQYRISEEIKRSLEELGFKRPTDIQFKAIPSILKGDDVLAIAQTGTGKTAAFAIPVLHKLQQYHPRKTKGEVRCVVMVPTRELAVQISEVFERLAKYTKLNILGLHGGVDQAPQLKKLAQGVDVLIATPGRMFDLISQGFIDLSQTGILILDEADHMLDLGFIRDIRDVLKHLPRRHQTLFFSATIDEDIKDLAYSVVNNPIRIQISPQDPVSKNVQHAVAYVGMDDKRFFLERLVKEFPENKILVFVRTKVRAERVAAAMERVGIKSLTMHGGKEQDNRLQVMDEFKKGDIKLLITTDVNARGIDIPDVEYVVNYDLPDVPENYVHRVGRTGRGVKKGQAVSFCSDEEKPVLDAIQQYLGKEITVMKIDKNDYRETISFSEDIPNDNWQLLLDEHNKQQELLKKKKKKKK, encoded by the coding sequence ATGAAGTTTGAGCAGTACCGTATTTCCGAGGAAATTAAGAGAAGTTTAGAAGAATTAGGCTTTAAACGTCCTACGGATATTCAATTTAAGGCGATCCCCTCCATACTGAAGGGTGACGATGTATTGGCCATTGCACAGACAGGAACGGGTAAAACAGCTGCTTTTGCTATTCCTGTGTTGCATAAGCTGCAACAATACCATCCCCGGAAGACCAAGGGAGAGGTTCGCTGTGTGGTAATGGTACCTACCAGGGAACTGGCTGTTCAGATCTCAGAAGTGTTTGAAAGGCTTGCAAAATATACCAAACTCAATATACTGGGCTTACATGGTGGTGTGGACCAGGCGCCGCAGCTGAAAAAGCTGGCGCAGGGGGTAGACGTGCTGATTGCAACGCCGGGTCGTATGTTTGACCTGATCAGTCAGGGCTTTATTGACCTGAGTCAGACCGGCATCCTGATCCTGGATGAAGCGGATCATATGCTGGACCTTGGGTTTATCAGGGATATCCGGGATGTATTGAAGCATCTGCCAAGGAGACACCAAACACTCTTCTTCTCAGCGACGATCGACGAGGATATTAAAGACCTGGCTTATTCTGTGGTAAATAACCCGATCAGGATCCAGATCTCTCCGCAGGACCCGGTGTCTAAGAATGTACAGCACGCGGTGGCCTATGTGGGTATGGATGACAAACGTTTTTTCCTGGAAAGACTGGTGAAGGAATTCCCGGAGAATAAGATCCTGGTATTCGTACGTACGAAGGTGCGTGCGGAACGTGTGGCTGCTGCTATGGAGCGTGTGGGTATTAAATCCCTGACGATGCATGGCGGGAAAGAGCAGGATAACCGTTTGCAGGTGATGGACGAGTTTAAGAAGGGCGATATCAAACTGTTGATTACCACCGATGTGAATGCACGAGGTATAGATATCCCGGATGTGGAGTATGTGGTGAATTATGACCTGCCGGATGTGCCGGAGAACTATGTACACCGTGTAGGACGTACAGGCAGAGGCGTAAAGAAGGGGCAGGCTGTTTCTTTCTGTAGCGACGAGGAAAAGCCGGTATTAGATGCTATCCAGCAATACCTTGGTAAGGAGATTACGGTGATGAAGATCGATAAGAATGATTACCGGGAGACGATCAGTTTCTCAGAAGATATCCCGAATGATAACTGGCAGCTGTTGCTGGACGAGCACAACAAACAGCAGGAGTTGCTGAAGAAGAAGAAAAAGAAAAAGAAGTAA
- a CDS encoding DUF1345 domain-containing protein: MRNNVFVKLHPIHRVLISAGLAGAVFLLTQAVSLTPLIRGVLLWDVFALVYNITCWVVIFSRSVEEIRKYARTEDGSRIFVFIVILLACFASMLMVLLLMLSDEAQDAGKILYVVVAVAGILLSWAMVHTMFTFHYAHIYYDDDENDAKKHAGGLEFTKEQHPDYLDFAYFSFVIGMTFQVSDVEISARKLRRIGLLHGLISFLLNTFIVAMTINIIAGLKN; this comes from the coding sequence ATGAGAAATAACGTTTTTGTCAAATTACATCCCATCCATCGCGTCCTTATCAGTGCCGGCCTCGCCGGAGCCGTATTTCTGCTCACACAGGCAGTCTCCCTGACGCCACTCATACGGGGCGTACTCCTATGGGACGTATTTGCCCTTGTCTACAATATCACCTGCTGGGTGGTCATTTTCAGCCGTTCTGTAGAGGAAATACGGAAATATGCGCGTACCGAAGATGGCAGCCGCATCTTTGTATTCATTGTCATCTTATTGGCGTGTTTTGCCAGTATGCTGATGGTATTATTGCTGATGTTGTCTGATGAAGCCCAGGACGCGGGAAAAATATTGTATGTGGTGGTAGCCGTAGCCGGGATACTGCTATCATGGGCAATGGTACATACCATGTTCACCTTTCATTATGCGCATATCTACTATGATGACGATGAAAATGATGCGAAGAAACATGCCGGCGGCCTGGAATTCACGAAAGAACAGCATCCCGATTACCTGGATTTCGCCTATTTCTCTTTTGTAATAGGAATGACATTCCAGGTATCTGATGTGGAGATCAGCGCACGCAAACTACGCCGTATAGGATTGCTGCATGGCCTGATCTCTTTTTTGCTGAATACCTTTATAGTCGCTATGACAATCAACATCATCGCCGGACTAAAAAACTAA
- a CDS encoding HTTM domain-containing protein: protein MIKRFFLAPSTGEPLAFFRIAIALLGLIQGGWLIGSIAMLYGPDGLIPWSVSSGIVDPYMPQLSWLKPLAQLTGTAATTLVYVLMGTYLCSLGALLIGKFTRYAAFIAWAIQFTFINTGFMGAYGVETFMHIALFYCIIMPVGEVFAWDKLFLSTKPVESEWNTLSLRVLQIHLCVVYVASGAEKAMGIQWWNGEAIWQTLMQGQFARFDMRWMANYPLFAKLLCWSTLLLETGYPFFIWWRRSRPYGYVAIVLLHTSIAIFMGLQLFSTIMIIFNTAAFGWPYLKQAYYSLIHPLRERKKLHRAGMLATQAFSHEFEM from the coding sequence ATGATAAAACGTTTCTTTCTCGCTCCTTCTACCGGTGAGCCACTGGCTTTTTTCAGGATTGCGATTGCGCTGTTAGGGCTTATACAGGGCGGCTGGCTGATAGGCAGTATCGCCATGTTATATGGCCCTGATGGACTGATCCCCTGGTCCGTCAGCAGTGGGATTGTTGACCCCTATATGCCCCAATTATCCTGGTTAAAACCCCTTGCTCAGCTAACAGGTACCGCTGCCACGACATTGGTGTATGTGCTGATGGGTACTTATCTGTGTAGTCTGGGTGCTTTACTGATCGGAAAGTTTACCCGGTATGCGGCGTTTATCGCCTGGGCGATCCAGTTTACTTTTATTAATACCGGTTTTATGGGCGCGTATGGTGTGGAAACGTTCATGCATATTGCCCTGTTTTACTGCATCATTATGCCAGTGGGAGAAGTCTTTGCATGGGACAAGCTTTTCCTGAGTACCAAACCGGTGGAGAGTGAATGGAATACGCTCTCATTAAGGGTATTGCAGATACACCTGTGTGTAGTGTATGTGGCTTCAGGAGCAGAAAAGGCCATGGGTATCCAGTGGTGGAATGGAGAGGCTATCTGGCAGACGCTGATGCAGGGACAATTTGCGCGGTTTGATATGCGTTGGATGGCCAATTATCCTTTGTTTGCGAAGCTGTTGTGCTGGAGTACATTATTACTGGAAACAGGTTATCCTTTCTTTATCTGGTGGCGCCGCAGCCGCCCTTATGGCTATGTAGCCATTGTATTATTACACACCAGTATTGCCATCTTTATGGGACTGCAATTGTTCTCTACCATCATGATCATTTTCAATACGGCTGCTTTTGGATGGCCTTATCTTAAACAGGCGTATTATTCGCTGATACACCCTCTGCGGGAGCGGAAAAAACTACACCGGGCAGGTATGCTGGCCACCCAGGCATTTTCGCATGAGTTTGAGATGTAG
- a CDS encoding DUF6520 family protein, translating into MKKLRFSLMAVAVILAAGTAVATNMQTKAAKAETKYFRSSNGQFYEAGIRDYDYICEWAHFTICTYTFDSVSGTYKESESGRILFLR; encoded by the coding sequence ATGAAAAAATTAAGATTCTCATTAATGGCGGTAGCCGTTATTCTTGCTGCTGGCACTGCTGTAGCGACTAACATGCAGACAAAAGCTGCGAAAGCTGAAACCAAGTATTTCAGATCCAGCAACGGCCAGTTCTATGAAGCTGGTATCAGAGACTATGATTACATCTGCGAATGGGCACACTTCACTATTTGTACATATACGTTTGACAGCGTAAGCGGTACTTATAAAGAGAGTGAGTCCGGTCGTATCCTTTTCCTGCGATAG
- a CDS encoding NUDIX hydrolase — translation MKSFHSYQNPSLAVDLVVFGYSKQQLAVLLLNRKEEPFKDCWVLPGAFLQMEERFRDTCSRVLKTKLGMDDVYMEQLYSFDEPERDPRGRAIAVAYYALVNPARVAISAGNMANDVAWFNIKELPKLGFDHHAIFEIALQRLRSKITYFPVGFELLDELFTMPELHELYECILDTTIDRRNFRRKIMDSEYIINTGNKREGAQNRHPDLYKFNKKLKKNSFQINV, via the coding sequence ATGAAGTCCTTTCACAGTTATCAGAACCCCTCCCTCGCAGTGGACCTGGTCGTATTCGGTTATAGCAAACAACAGCTTGCCGTCCTGCTGCTTAACAGGAAAGAAGAACCGTTTAAAGACTGCTGGGTACTGCCCGGAGCCTTCCTGCAAATGGAAGAACGCTTCCGTGATACCTGTTCAAGGGTACTGAAAACCAAGCTAGGTATGGATGATGTCTATATGGAACAGCTGTACTCCTTTGACGAACCGGAACGTGATCCCCGTGGACGCGCCATTGCCGTCGCCTACTATGCTCTGGTTAACCCCGCGCGTGTAGCCATTTCAGCCGGCAATATGGCCAATGACGTAGCCTGGTTTAATATCAAGGAACTACCCAAACTGGGCTTCGATCACCATGCCATCTTTGAAATCGCCCTGCAACGGCTCCGTTCTAAGATTACCTATTTCCCGGTAGGCTTCGAACTGCTGGACGAATTGTTCACCATGCCCGAGCTGCATGAACTATATGAATGTATCCTGGATACCACGATCGACCGCCGCAATTTCAGAAGGAAGATCATGGACTCTGAATACATTATTAACACCGGGAATAAACGGGAAGGTGCACAAAACAGACATCCCGATCTGTATAAATTCAATAAGAAGCTGAAAAAGAACAGCTTCCAGATAAATGTATGA
- a CDS encoding NADAR family protein translates to MKYNNDWLIRKYKTKEKLNFTFFWGHKGEPGNVTKSCFSQWWPSAFTDGTHTYATAEHWMMAGKARLFKDPAMEQEILQTSDPATAKKLGRKVANFDTALWDVEKFSLVVQGNLLKFSQYPKMKEFLLSTGDSIIVEASPLDRIWGIGMGANHEHAANPLLWKGQNLLGYALMEVRDQLKQQ, encoded by the coding sequence ATGAAATACAATAATGATTGGTTAATCCGCAAGTACAAGACGAAAGAAAAATTAAACTTCACCTTCTTCTGGGGACATAAAGGTGAACCCGGCAACGTGACAAAAAGCTGCTTCAGTCAATGGTGGCCCTCCGCTTTTACAGATGGTACACATACCTATGCGACCGCTGAACACTGGATGATGGCTGGCAAAGCACGCCTGTTTAAAGACCCCGCTATGGAACAGGAAATATTACAGACCTCAGACCCTGCTACTGCCAAAAAACTAGGCAGAAAAGTGGCAAACTTTGATACCGCCTTATGGGATGTTGAAAAATTCTCCCTCGTTGTACAAGGGAACCTCCTGAAATTTTCTCAATACCCTAAAATGAAGGAATTCCTGCTCAGCACAGGCGATAGCATCATCGTAGAAGCCAGTCCCCTCGATAGAATATGGGGTATCGGCATGGGCGCAAATCACGAACACGCGGCCAACCCTTTACTATGGAAAGGTCAGAACCTCCTGGGCTACGCCCTGATGGAGGTCAGAGACCAGTTAAAACAACAATGA
- a CDS encoding RNA 2'-phosphotransferase, whose amino-acid sequence MNEKQTKSISKFMSLVLRHQPETIGITLDENGWTDVEELLTRMSQHKHPITLAQLQEVVETNDKKRFAFSEDGTKIRASQGHSVDVSLGLDPVTPPEYLYHGTVARFLDSIKKEGLQKMSRQHLHLSKDRETAVNVGSRRGAPYILTIRTGQMHRDGFLFYLSDNGVWLTDHVPPAYIEI is encoded by the coding sequence ATGAACGAAAAACAAACAAAAAGCATCAGTAAGTTTATGAGTCTGGTGCTCAGACATCAACCCGAGACCATCGGGATCACACTGGATGAAAATGGATGGACAGATGTAGAGGAACTGTTAACCCGGATGAGTCAACACAAACACCCGATCACATTAGCACAGCTCCAGGAAGTAGTCGAAACCAATGATAAAAAACGTTTCGCCTTCAGTGAAGACGGTACTAAAATACGCGCCAGCCAGGGCCACTCTGTAGACGTTTCCCTGGGCCTTGACCCGGTAACGCCGCCTGAATACCTGTATCACGGTACCGTAGCCAGATTCCTGGACAGTATCAAAAAAGAAGGCCTGCAGAAAATGAGCCGTCAACACCTCCACCTCAGCAAAGACAGAGAAACCGCTGTCAATGTGGGCAGCCGCAGAGGTGCGCCCTACATCCTGACCATCAGAACAGGGCAGATGCACAGAGATGGCTTCCTGTTTTACCTGTCAGACAATGGCGTATGGCTGACGGACCATGTACCTCCTGCTTACATTGAAATTTAA